The Thermogemmata fonticola sequence AGCACCGACGAGGAACAATCCCAGGGTCAGGCGCAGAACCAGGAACTCCCTACCGATTCTTCCGCGGGGGGGGACTGTAGCGATTGGGAGGACATGATCGGCCTCCTCGCGGGAACCCATACATTCGAGATGGTTTTCGAGTTAGTGCGAGTATAACCGGTCCGGGGAGTCCGTCAAGAGGCAATCGGAATTTTTTTGTCGGGCGACGGCTGGGGGAACATCTGGATGGCATGCCATCGCGCGGGAAGATCGCCAAGGGTGCGAGACTAATGAGGCCACTTGCCCCTTAGCCGCTTGTGTGCTGGAGATCAGCCGGGCGTTGAGGCATGCGGATAGGATGAGGGGTGGGTCGAAGGCGGGGCCGATTCGAGGGAGGCCTGGGTTTCTCGGCGCCGTTGCGGCATGGCTTGCTACCATATTTTCCTGGAGGGAGCGAGGGAGATGTTAGTCAAGGCGTGGGGCAGGCGTCATAACCATGAAACCTCCCTCCAAGCGAGGGGAAGGAGCTGTTATCGAGCTGACGCCCGATAACGACGGTGGGTAAGAAGAGATGCAGTATAGCCGCCTCTAAGGAGAAACCATGAGCGAAACGAGCGCCGCCAATGCGTCTGCCATGCAGGAAAGCGACCTGGAAGCGATCCGAAAGTTCAAGGCTGCCTTCGATAGCATCAAGCAACAATTGCACCGGGTGATCGTGGGTCAGGAAGCGGTGATTGAGGAATTGCTCATCGCGTTGTTTGCACGGGGCCACTGTTTGCTAGAGGGGGTACCGGGGCTAGCCAAGACGTTGATGATCAGCACGCTGTCGCGGTGTTTGAACCTGGAGTTCAGCCGGATTCAGTTCACACCGGACTTGATGCCCGCAGACATTACGGGAACGGATTTCATCGAGAAGAACCCAGTCACGGGCACGTTCGAACTGCTGTTCCGCCCTGGGCCGCTGTTTGCCAACATGATTCTGGCGGACGAGATCAACCGGACCCCTCCGCGGACGCAAGCGGCCTTGCTGGAGGCGATGCAGGAGCGACAGGTATCCGTGGGGCGCGTCCGCCACAAGCTGGCCAATCCATTTTTCGTCCTGGCGACGCAGAACCCGATCGAGCAGGAAGGGACCTATCCCCTGCCGGAGGCGCAGCAGGACCGGTTCATGTTCAAAGTGTTCGTCAAGTATCCGAGCTATCAGGAGGAATTCGAGATCGCTCGGCGGACAACCGGGGTGCAAACCGAGGAGATCACGCCGGTGCTCAACGGCGAGCAGATCATCGAGATTCAGACGCTGGTGCGGAAGGTGCCGGTCACGGACCATGTGATCAACTACGCGCTGGCCCTGGTCCGGCAAACGCGGGTGGGAGAACCGGGAGTACCGAAGTTCATCAAAGATTGGCTGAGCTGGGGCGCCGGGCCGCGTGCGGTGCAGAACCTCATTCTCGGCGGCAAAGCGCGCGCTCTGCTCTATGGACGTGCTCACGTCACCACCGATGACATCAAGGCCCTGGCCTATCCCGTCCTCCGTCACCGGATTCTGACCAATTTCACGGCGGCTTCGGAAGGGATCACGCCGGACCTGGTCATTCAAAAACTGCTCGAAGAAACCCCGGACAAGGAAGGCGCGCTGACCTCGGATGAGCGGTTCAAGAAGATTTTTGCGGCCTGAGATCGAAGCCAGCGTGTTGAGCACATTCTGGACCCACCCTGCCAACGGTTCCAACGGGGGCCACACCTCGGTGGAACCTCGTTCAGAGCTTCCAGGGGACACCTGTTATGGCGAAACGTGATGTGAGCGATCCCCGCCGCTTTTTGGACCCCACGGTCATCGCCCGGATTTCGCCGTTGGATTTGCGCGCACGGCAAGCGGTGGAAGGCTTCCTCAGCGGCATGCATAAAAGCCCGGTTTATGGCCAGTCGGTCGAGTTCGTCCAGCACCGGGAGTATGTGCCGGGGGATGATCTGCGGCGGATCGACTGGAAAGTCTGGCAGCGGTCGGACAAGTTTGTGATCAAGCAATTCGAGGCGGAGACGAACCTGCGGGCGTATCTGGTGGTGGACAGCAGCGAGTCGATGCTCTACGGGGAAGCCCGGCATCGTAAAGCGGGGACGCTGCACAAGTACGAATACGCAGCCACGGCGGCGGCCTGCCTGGCCTATCTGACCACGAAGCAGCAGGATTCCTGCGGCCTGATCACCTTTGACGAGGATGTGCGCGAGGTGGTGCCTCCCCGCAGCGGCCTGCCCCATGTGGACGCCATCACCAAGGCCTTGCACACCAGCCAGCCCCGCGCCAAAACCGACATCCGCAAAATCCTCCAGCGTGTGGCGGAGTCGATGCCGCAGCGGGGATTGGTCGTACTCTTTTCCGACCTTTTGGTCGATCGCCCGCCGCTGTTCCAGGGTCTGGAAATGCTCCGCCACCGCCGGCACGATGTTATGGTCTTCCACATCCTCGATGACGACGAGCTGCTCTTTCCCTTTTCCGGCATGACCCGCTTCGAGGGACTGGAAGGCCAGCCACACTTGCTCTGCGACCCCCGCGCTTTACGCGACAGTTACCTGGAGGTGCTGGAGGAATACTTGACGGAGGTGCGCCGCGGCTGTACCCGGATCGGCGTCGAGTACCATCTGGTCCGGACCAGCGACTACCTCGATGCCGTGCTAGCCCGCTTCCTCTTCCAACGCATGTCCCAGCGGAACTCGCTGGTTCGGCGTTGAGGATACCTGGGGATGGACCTGCTGTGATCTTTTCCCTGCACACTGGGGCAAAGGTTGGGCAGACTTCTAGGGTGGGGCATACCCTGACGAGTACACGAGAGGAAATAGCCAACGGCGGGAACCGATTAGCGTCCGGACTGGTTGCTGCCGGCCCCATTGCCGCGTGGCTTGACATGGATTGATCCCGGAAACCGAAGGCGAGACTTGGCACCATGTGGTCGCTGTTCTTACACCCGGTGACGATGATGGTGGGCGCGGCACTGATCAGCGCTCCGATCATCATCCATCTGATCAACCGGATGCGCTTCCGGCGGATTCCTTGGGCAGCGATGGAGTTCCTGCTCAAGGCGCAGAAGCGGATGCGGCGCAAGCTGATCATCGAACAGCTCATTCTGCTGTTTCTGCGTTGCTTGCTGGTGTTTCTGGCCGCCTTGCTCTTCGCCCGCTTTCTGGGTCTGGACCCACTGGCCGGTAAGGAAACGCGACCGACCCTGCACATCGTGCTGCTGGACGACACCCCCAGTATGGGCGAAACCGGCGGCGATCCTCAGCGCAGCCAAGACGCTTACGCTCTCGCCCGCCAGCATCTGACGGAAAAAATCCTGCCGGCCACCTTGGAAGCCACGACGCCCCAATCCCTGCGTTTGTATCGCCTCAGCGACCTGACCGATCTGCTCCAGCCGGACCCGGCGGCGGATAGCGGGCCGCGCCGCATCACCTCGGAATTGATCGAAACCGTGCGCGCCACCCTGTCCCAGCAACCGAAAGTCTCAACCGTGCGGTCCAGCCTGGTTCGTGGGCTGGAGAAGGCAAAGCAGGAGTGCGACCAGGCAGGGGCTAGCGCCGATGTGGCTCGGATCGTCCACGTCCTGACCGACCTGCGCACCGTTGATTGGTCTCAGGAAGGGGAAGCCCTGCGGCAGAAGATTCAGGAGCTACACGATGCCGGGGTCCAGGTCCATCTGATCGATGTGGCCCAGCCGCCCCGCCCGGCAGACAAAAGCCGCCATTTGAATTACAGCGACAACGTCGGGATTGTGGAGTTCCGCCCTCGCACGCGCCTGGCCGCCCGCAATGACCCGGTGGACTTCGAAATTCGCTTGAAAAACTTCGGCAGCAC is a genomic window containing:
- a CDS encoding AAA family ATPase, with the translated sequence MSETSAANASAMQESDLEAIRKFKAAFDSIKQQLHRVIVGQEAVIEELLIALFARGHCLLEGVPGLAKTLMISTLSRCLNLEFSRIQFTPDLMPADITGTDFIEKNPVTGTFELLFRPGPLFANMILADEINRTPPRTQAALLEAMQERQVSVGRVRHKLANPFFVLATQNPIEQEGTYPLPEAQQDRFMFKVFVKYPSYQEEFEIARRTTGVQTEEITPVLNGEQIIEIQTLVRKVPVTDHVINYALALVRQTRVGEPGVPKFIKDWLSWGAGPRAVQNLILGGKARALLYGRAHVTTDDIKALAYPVLRHRILTNFTAASEGITPDLVIQKLLEETPDKEGALTSDERFKKIFAA
- a CDS encoding DUF58 domain-containing protein, producing MAKRDVSDPRRFLDPTVIARISPLDLRARQAVEGFLSGMHKSPVYGQSVEFVQHREYVPGDDLRRIDWKVWQRSDKFVIKQFEAETNLRAYLVVDSSESMLYGEARHRKAGTLHKYEYAATAAACLAYLTTKQQDSCGLITFDEDVREVVPPRSGLPHVDAITKALHTSQPRAKTDIRKILQRVAESMPQRGLVVLFSDLLVDRPPLFQGLEMLRHRRHDVMVFHILDDDELLFPFSGMTRFEGLEGQPHLLCDPRALRDSYLEVLEEYLTEVRRGCTRIGVEYHLVRTSDYLDAVLARFLFQRMSQRNSLVRR